A section of the Streptomyces sp. NBC_00178 genome encodes:
- a CDS encoding FecCD family ABC transporter permease — protein sequence MSTTAVERAAPKGATRARGRRVAGVGVLVVVLVAACAVSLAVGARALGPAEVWHGLFAAPDPDRGLTEIRLIVQTVRVPRTVLAIVAGIALGVSGALIQGYTRNPIADTGLLGVNTGASFAVVSVIALFGFSDPFQYVWFAFLGAGAAGVVVFGLASIGRGAGNPLTLALAGQGVTVFLAAMTMAVALSDLKSLNALRFWNSGSVAGVGFDVIWPVTGFIAAGLVLALTTLPSLNLLNLGVDVARGLGVNVALSRTTGIVAITLLAGAATAACGPIAFLGLMVAHVARYLTGPDYRWLVPYAGLLGAVILLVCDIVGRLVVRPGELDAGVVVALLGAPFFAALVWRGKFRNA from the coding sequence ATGAGCACGACTGCAGTGGAGCGAGCCGCGCCGAAGGGTGCAACACGGGCCCGCGGGCGCCGGGTTGCGGGCGTCGGCGTCCTGGTGGTGGTCCTCGTCGCCGCCTGCGCGGTGTCGCTGGCCGTGGGGGCCCGGGCGCTCGGCCCCGCCGAGGTCTGGCACGGCCTGTTCGCGGCACCGGACCCGGACCGGGGACTCACGGAGATCCGGCTCATCGTGCAGACCGTGCGGGTGCCCCGGACGGTGCTCGCGATCGTCGCGGGCATCGCGCTGGGGGTCTCGGGAGCGCTGATCCAGGGGTACACCCGCAATCCGATCGCCGACACCGGACTGCTCGGCGTGAACACCGGCGCGTCCTTCGCCGTCGTGTCGGTGATCGCCCTCTTCGGCTTCTCCGACCCCTTCCAGTACGTGTGGTTCGCCTTCCTCGGGGCCGGCGCCGCGGGCGTCGTCGTGTTCGGCCTGGCGAGCATCGGCAGAGGCGCCGGCAACCCGCTCACGCTCGCGCTGGCGGGGCAGGGCGTGACGGTGTTCCTCGCGGCCATGACGATGGCGGTCGCGCTGTCCGACCTGAAGTCCCTCAACGCCCTCAGGTTCTGGAACTCGGGCTCGGTGGCCGGCGTCGGATTCGACGTCATCTGGCCCGTCACGGGGTTCATCGCGGCGGGTCTCGTGCTGGCCCTCACCACCCTTCCCTCGCTCAACCTGCTGAACCTCGGCGTCGACGTGGCACGCGGACTCGGGGTGAACGTCGCCCTCAGCCGGACCACCGGCATCGTCGCCATCACCCTCCTGGCGGGCGCGGCCACGGCTGCCTGCGGACCCATCGCGTTCCTCGGGCTCATGGTGGCCCACGTGGCCCGGTACCTGACGGGCCCGGACTACCGGTGGCTGGTTCCGTACGCCGGTCTGCTCGGCGCGGTGATCCTGCTCGTCTGTGACATCGTGGGCCGACTGGTCGTGCGGCCGGGCGAGTTGGACGCGGGTGTCGTCGTGGCCCTCCTCGGGGCCCCCTTCTTCGCCGCCCTGGTGTGGCGGGGAAAGTTCAGGAACGCGTGA
- a CDS encoding FecCD family ABC transporter permease → MNGTAVKPAVTPGVRLGGLSFVWRPWMVGVTLLLAVATFLVFCLSISVGDFPLGLDRVIATIAGRGEQVDEFVVMDLRMPRALAGLVVGTALGVSGAITQSVARNPLASPDILGITGGAGAVAVFLVTVSGGTAAAVVGSVGVSAAALAGGLGAGLLVYFLAWRRGIDGFRLILIGISVSAVTEAITTWLLSTADIRDVARAQAWLVGSLDNRSWDEVGVALWSTLALMAVVACAAFQFKPLHLGDEVAAGLGVRYSRVRAVLLLCAVLLAAVAVSAAGPVPFVALVAPQVAMRLVRHPTPPMIASGLVGALLLTGADLTARTALPMALPVGVVTAAIGGPFLVFLLVRANLR, encoded by the coding sequence GTGAACGGGACAGCGGTGAAGCCGGCGGTGACGCCGGGCGTGCGGCTCGGCGGCCTGTCGTTCGTATGGCGCCCCTGGATGGTCGGCGTCACGCTGCTCCTGGCGGTGGCGACCTTCCTGGTGTTCTGCCTGTCCATCAGCGTGGGCGACTTCCCCCTCGGGCTCGACCGGGTGATCGCGACGATCGCCGGCCGTGGCGAGCAGGTCGACGAGTTCGTCGTCATGGACCTGCGGATGCCGCGCGCTCTGGCCGGTCTCGTCGTCGGGACCGCGCTCGGGGTGTCCGGGGCCATCACGCAGTCCGTCGCCCGCAATCCGCTGGCCAGCCCCGACATCCTGGGGATCACCGGAGGGGCCGGCGCGGTCGCGGTGTTCCTGGTGACGGTGTCGGGCGGTACGGCGGCCGCGGTCGTGGGCTCCGTGGGCGTGTCCGCCGCCGCGCTCGCGGGGGGCCTCGGGGCCGGCCTGCTGGTGTACTTCCTGGCGTGGCGACGGGGGATCGACGGCTTCCGGCTCATCCTCATCGGCATCTCGGTGAGCGCGGTGACCGAGGCGATCACGACCTGGCTGCTGTCCACCGCCGACATCCGGGACGTGGCGCGTGCCCAGGCGTGGCTGGTCGGCTCCCTGGACAACCGTTCCTGGGACGAGGTCGGGGTGGCGCTCTGGTCGACGCTCGCGCTGATGGCCGTCGTGGCGTGCGCCGCGTTCCAGTTCAAGCCGCTGCACCTCGGCGACGAGGTCGCCGCCGGACTCGGTGTCCGGTACTCCCGGGTGCGGGCCGTCCTGCTCCTGTGCGCGGTGCTGCTGGCCGCCGTGGCGGTGAGCGCCGCCGGCCCGGTGCCCTTCGTCGCGCTGGTGGCGCCCCAGGTGGCGATGCGCCTGGTGAGGCACCCGACGCCGCCCATGATCGCCTCGGGCCTGGTGGGCGCCCTGCTGCTGACCGGCGCGGACCTGACGGCGCGTACGGCACTGCCGATGGCCCTCCCCGTGGGGGTGGTCACCGCCGCGATCGGTGGTCCCTTCCTCGTCTTCCTGCTCGTGCGGGCCAACCTCAGATAG
- a CDS encoding lysine N(6)-hydroxylase/L-ornithine N(5)-oxygenase family protein yields MSQVQPGDFRPVHDLIGIGFGPSNVAMAIALDEHNTRTGPHETVTAHFFEQQPRFGWHRGMLIDDATMQVSFLKDLVTLRNPTSEYSFLSYLKSKDRLVDFINHKNLFPLRVEFHDYLEWAAAKVDDMVSYGHEVVGVTPFVRDGAVEYLDVTVRSAEGLAVHRARNLVIGTGLRPLVPEGIERGERVWHNSELLTRVGELEGTSPSRFVVVGAGQSAAENVAYLHRRFPDAEVCAVFSRYGYSPADDSSFANRIFDPGAVDEFYEAPEDVKRRLMDYHGNTNYSVVDIDLIDDLYRQMYQEKVLGTERLRFLNVSRLVAVEETPDKARATVKSLVTGEETVLDADVVVFATGYSPVDPVALLGDVADRCLRDDGGRVRVERDYRIATDPELRCGIYLQGGTEHTHGITSALLSNIAIRVGEILDSLLDRGVKAASDEARPVPGAGAR; encoded by the coding sequence ATGTCACAGGTTCAGCCCGGCGACTTCCGACCGGTCCACGACCTCATCGGCATCGGTTTCGGGCCGTCCAATGTGGCCATGGCCATAGCCCTCGACGAGCACAACACGCGCACCGGCCCGCACGAGACGGTCACCGCCCACTTCTTCGAGCAGCAGCCCCGCTTCGGCTGGCACCGCGGCATGCTGATCGACGACGCGACGATGCAGGTGTCCTTCCTCAAGGACCTGGTCACACTCAGGAACCCGACCAGCGAGTACAGCTTCCTCTCGTACCTGAAGAGCAAGGACCGGCTGGTCGACTTCATCAACCACAAGAACCTCTTCCCCCTGCGGGTGGAGTTCCACGACTACCTCGAATGGGCCGCGGCCAAGGTCGACGACATGGTCTCCTACGGCCACGAGGTCGTCGGGGTCACACCGTTCGTCCGGGACGGAGCCGTGGAGTACCTGGACGTGACCGTCCGCTCGGCGGAGGGCCTCGCCGTCCACCGGGCGCGCAACCTCGTCATCGGCACCGGACTGCGCCCGCTCGTGCCGGAGGGCATCGAGCGCGGCGAGCGGGTGTGGCACAACTCCGAGCTCCTGACGCGGGTCGGCGAGCTGGAGGGGACCTCGCCGTCCCGGTTCGTCGTCGTGGGCGCGGGACAGAGCGCCGCCGAGAACGTCGCGTACCTGCACCGCCGCTTCCCCGACGCCGAGGTCTGCGCGGTCTTCAGCCGCTACGGCTACAGCCCCGCCGACGACAGCAGCTTCGCCAACCGGATCTTCGACCCGGGTGCCGTCGACGAGTTCTACGAGGCGCCCGAGGACGTCAAGCGCAGACTGATGGACTACCACGGCAACACCAACTACTCCGTGGTCGACATCGACCTCATCGACGACCTCTACCGGCAGATGTACCAGGAGAAGGTCCTCGGCACCGAGCGGCTGCGCTTCCTCAACGTGTCCCGGCTCGTCGCCGTCGAGGAGACGCCGGACAAGGCCCGGGCCACGGTGAAGTCCCTCGTCACGGGCGAGGAGACCGTCCTGGACGCCGATGTCGTGGTGTTCGCCACCGGCTACAGCCCCGTCGACCCGGTCGCCCTCCTCGGCGACGTGGCGGACCGCTGCCTGCGCGACGACGGGGGCCGGGTGCGGGTCGAGCGCGACTACCGCATCGCGACGGACCCCGAACTGCGCTGCGGCATCTACCTCCAGGGCGGCACGGAGCACACGCACGGCATCACCTCCGCCCTGCTGTCCAACATCGCGATCCGGGTCGGGGAGATCCTGGACTCGCTGCTCGACCGGGGCGTCAAGGCGGCCTCCGACGAGGCACGACCGGTCCCCGGCGCGGGCGCCCGCTAG
- a CDS encoding ABC transporter ATP-binding protein, translating into MAAEGTTRDGSEADGTARLAARGITVGYGARTVMDGLDVAIPPGVVTTIIGPNGCGKSTLLRTLTRLLKPARGAVVLDGEDIAGLRTRDVAKKLGLLPQAPVAPEGLTVADLVARGRHPHQSWLRQWSSDDAEVVERALAMTGVSDLADRPVDSLSGGQRQRVWISMTLAQGTDLLLLDEPTTYLDLAHAMDVLDLVDDLHESGCTVVMVLHDLNLATRYSDNLVVMREGEILAQGHPRDVITADLLHEAFGLRAMVIDDPVGDRPLIVPIGRAHVHVQLN; encoded by the coding sequence GTGGCCGCTGAAGGGACCACCCGGGACGGGTCGGAGGCCGACGGCACGGCACGGCTGGCGGCCAGGGGCATCACGGTCGGCTACGGCGCGCGGACGGTCATGGACGGGCTGGACGTGGCCATCCCGCCGGGGGTGGTCACCACGATCATCGGCCCCAACGGGTGCGGCAAGTCGACCCTGTTGCGCACCCTGACACGGCTCCTCAAGCCGGCCAGGGGGGCGGTCGTGCTGGACGGCGAGGACATCGCCGGACTGAGGACCAGGGACGTGGCCAAGAAGCTCGGGCTGCTTCCACAGGCACCCGTCGCCCCCGAGGGGCTGACGGTCGCCGATCTCGTCGCCCGCGGACGGCATCCGCATCAGAGCTGGCTGCGCCAGTGGTCGTCGGACGACGCCGAGGTCGTCGAACGCGCGCTGGCCATGACGGGCGTGTCCGACCTGGCCGACCGGCCGGTGGACTCGCTCTCCGGCGGCCAGCGCCAGCGTGTGTGGATATCCATGACGCTGGCCCAGGGAACCGACCTCCTGCTGCTGGACGAGCCGACGACGTACCTGGACCTGGCGCACGCCATGGACGTGCTGGACCTGGTGGACGACCTGCACGAGTCGGGGTGCACCGTGGTCATGGTGCTGCACGACCTCAATCTGGCCACGCGCTACAGCGACAACCTCGTGGTGATGCGGGAGGGCGAGATCCTGGCGCAGGGCCATCCGCGCGACGTGATCACGGCCGACCTGCTGCACGAGGCGTTCGGACTGCGGGCCATGGTGATCGACGATCCGGTGGGGGACCGGCCGCTCATCGTGCCGATCGGCCGCGCGCATGTCCATGTGCAGCTCAACTAG